CTTCTGGGCAAGCCGATTGCCGAGGCCACTGCCCTTTGCATTCCCACGGCGGGTTACGGACATCCACAGACCAATCCAACCCATGCGTGGCGATTTATCAGCGGACAGGAACCCCAGTGCCCAATGACCGAACTGGGTTGGAAGTCTGTGGGCGTGCTGGAACTGACCGCGCTGCCCAGCATCGGGCGGGAGCGCTGGGTTCCCTGGGTGCAGCAGGCAGACGTTTTGCTGGTCAACGGCGGCGACGCCCTGTACCTGGGCCACTGGATGCGGGAGTCCGGGCTGGCGGACCTGTTGCCGTCGCTGCGCGAGACCGTCTGGGTGGGACTGAGTGCGGGGAGCATGGTCATGACCCCACGTACCGGAAAGGACTTCGTGGCGTGGCAGCCTCCCACGGGAAGCGACGAGACACTGGGCCTCGTCGATTTCTCGATCTTCCCGCATCTGGATCACCCGGACCTGCCGCACAACACCCTAACCAATGCAGAGAAGTGGGCGGCGGGCCTTTCCGGTCCGGCCTACGCGATCGACGATGAGACTGCCATCAAAGTCACGGACAGCGGCCTTGAGGTGATCTCCGAGGGGCACTGGAAGCGCTTTACACCCCAGCAGCCCTAGCTTCCAGGCTCTCCCCATATCTTCGGGAGGGCCCGGCAGCAGGTGGAGCGGCTGAGCACCTACCCGTCCAGGCGCTCCAGGGGTTTGGCGTTGCCGAACACTGGTCTGGGTCCGTCTACGGGCGCAGCCCAGCGGGCGGCATTCACCAGCACCCGGCGAATGTCGGGGTGGTGGTAGGTGGGGTAGGTCTCGTGACCGGGACGGAAGTAAAAGACCCGCCCGCGCCCGCGCGTGTAGGTGCAGCCCGAGCGGAAGACCTCGCCGCCGGTAAACCAGCTCATGAAGACCAGTTCCTCGGGTGGGGGCACGTCGAAGAACTCGCCGTACATCTCCTCGGCCTCCAGTTCGATGTA
This is a stretch of genomic DNA from Deinococcus hopiensis KR-140. It encodes these proteins:
- a CDS encoding Type 1 glutamine amidotransferase-like domain-containing protein, with product MKLLLTSAGIKNPSIHDALLDLLGKPIAEATALCIPTAGYGHPQTNPTHAWRFISGQEPQCPMTELGWKSVGVLELTALPSIGRERWVPWVQQADVLLVNGGDALYLGHWMRESGLADLLPSLRETVWVGLSAGSMVMTPRTGKDFVAWQPPTGSDETLGLVDFSIFPHLDHPDLPHNTLTNAEKWAAGLSGPAYAIDDETAIKVTDSGLEVISEGHWKRFTPQQP